The following proteins come from a genomic window of Nicotiana tomentosiformis chromosome 12, ASM39032v3, whole genome shotgun sequence:
- the LOC104102643 gene encoding uncharacterized protein isoform X1, translating into MQPCRPSRLGDKMRLVSTDKEAAVVAKNILSDWVHDMYFEHLDAYIEMGIEDDIYDGQNNSRNDNHVTVGEHQKEVGGENSSSSEDFEDSENDLSDENDLSERIRNEKRRYEVSEELQRKLNVEDGESNCCNSDDTRSLQSDSDTESLNFPKFNPKTDGKNPKLALELTFGNKRVHICCNNS; encoded by the coding sequence GCCCAGCAGGCTAGGTGACAAAATGAGGCTAGTTTCAACTGATAAGGAAGCCGCCGTTGTTGCAAAAAATATTCTCAGTGATTGGGTACATGACATGTACTTTGAACATTTGGATGCGTATATAGAAATGGGTATTGAGGATGATATCTATGATGGACAAAACAATTCAAGGAATGATAATCATGTTACTGTTGGAGAACATCAAAAAGAAGTTGGAGGTGAAAATTCTTCAAGTAGTGAAGATTTCGAAGATTCAGAAAACGACTTGTCAGATGAAAATGATTTATCAGAAAGAATTAGAAATGAGAAGCGTAGATATGAGGTTAGTGAAGAGCTACAGAGAAAGTTGAATGTTGAAGATGGGGAGTCAAACTGCTGCAACTCTGATGACACAAGGAGCTTACAAAGTGATTCGGATACCGAAAGTTTAAACTTTCCAAAGTTCAACCCCAAAACAGatggaaaaaatccaaaattggcaTTAGAGTTAACCTTTGGAAACAAGAGAGTTCATATATGCTGTAATAACTCATGA
- the LOC104113544 gene encoding probable voltage-gated potassium channel subunit beta, with the protein MQMQYKNLGRSGLKVSQLSYGAWVTFGNQLDVKEAKSLLQKCRDHGVNFFDNAEVYANGRAEEIMGQAIRELGWKRSDIVISTKIFWGGSGPNDKGLSRKHIIEGTKASLKRLDMDYVDLIYCHRPDASTPIEETVRAMNYVIDKGWAFYWGTSEWSAQQITEAWGVAQRLDLVGPIVEQPEYNLLSRHKVESEYLPLYSNYGIGLTTWSPLASGVLTGKYNAGNIPADSRFALENYKNLANRSLVDDVLRKVDGLKPIAESLGVPLPQLAIAWCAANPNVSSVITGATKEYQIEENMKAINVIPMLTPAVMEKIEAVVQSKPKRQDSYR; encoded by the exons atgcaAATGCAGTACAAGAATTTAGGCAGATCAGGCCTAAAAGTATCCCAACTTTCATACGGAGCATGGGTCACTTTCGGCAATCAACTCGACGTCAAAGAAGCTAAATCCCTCTTACAAAAATGTCGTGACCACGGTGTCAATTTCTTCGACAATGCCGAGGTTTACGCTAATGGAAGAGCAGAAGAAATAATGGGGCAAGCAATTCGTGAATTGGGTTGGAAAAGATCAGATATTGTTATATCTACTAAGATTTTCTGGGGCGGATCGGGTCCGAATGATAAGGGTTTATCGAGAAAACATATAATCGAGGGGACGAAAGCTAGTTTGAAAAGACTGGATATGGATTATGTGGATTTGATTTATTGTCATAGGCCTGATGCTAGTACACCTATTGAAGAAACTGTTAGGGCTATGAATTATGTGATTGATAAAGGTTGGGCTTTTTATTGGGGAACAAGTGAATGGTCAGCTCAACAGATTACTGAAGCTTGGGGTGTTGCTCAAAGATTGGATCTTGTGGGTCCTATTGTTGAACAGCCTGAATACAACTTGTTGTCTAGGCACAAG GTTGAATCTGAGTACCTCCCTCTGTATAGCAACTACGGCATTGGTCTTACCACATGGAGTCCTCTTGCTTCAGGCGTTCTGACTGGAAAATACAATGCAGGGAACATTCCAGCCGACAGTCGATTTGCACTGGAAAATTACAAG AATCTCGCCAACAGATCTTTGGTGGATGATGTGTTGAGGAAAGTAGATGGATTGAAACCAATTGCTGAGTCACTAGGTGTACCTCTGCCTCAACTGGCAATTGCCTGGTGTGCTGCAAATCCTAATGTCTCATCCGTTATTACTGGTGCCACCAAAGAGTATCAG ATTGAAGAGAACATGAAAGCTATCAATGTCATTCCAATGTTAACACCTGCTGTGATggagaagattgaggctgttgtTCAAAGCAAACCAAAGCGCCAAGATTCATATAGGTAG